A section of the Verrucomicrobiia bacterium genome encodes:
- the trxA gene encoding thioredoxin, protein MKPTIEVNETNFETEVLQSAEPVLVDFWAAWCGPCKMLAPVLDEVAAELAGRAKVAKVNVDENPGLAGRFGIQSIPTLLYFAGGEVRHQSVGVTGKRAIVDRLEGLLAPA, encoded by the coding sequence ATGAAACCGACCATTGAAGTCAACGAGACAAACTTTGAAACCGAAGTGTTGCAGTCCGCCGAGCCGGTGCTGGTGGACTTCTGGGCCGCGTGGTGCGGACCGTGCAAGATGCTCGCCCCCGTCCTCGACGAGGTGGCGGCCGAACTGGCCGGACGCGCCAAGGTGGCGAAGGTGAACGTCGATGAGAACCCCGGCCTGGCCGGCCGGTTCGGTATTCAATCCATCCCCACCCTGCTCTATTTCGCGGGCGGCGAGGTCCGGCATCAAAGTGTCGGCGTCACCGGCAAGCGCGCGATTGTGGACCGGCTGGAGGGACTGTTGGCGCCCGCCTGA